In one Nocardia tengchongensis genomic region, the following are encoded:
- a CDS encoding phosphotransferase family protein: MLTDSTGAILRAACAAAGLRTDGAVVLNRSENVIYKLPGGIVARVARAGQQAAARREVEVARWLESVGMPAVRVIPDIEQPIVVDERAVTFWVELPPHRHGTPTEVAGALRKLHALTPPGDLDLGTLDPFVRLDDRIERATTMSADDRAWMRGHLAELKQRWTRLPDGLPWCVVHGDAWVGNVVATEAGEIILLDLERTSIGPPEWDTVHTAIKFKTLSQISAQDYQSFCDVYGHDVTAWTGYELLRDLREFRMTTMAAQTAVTIPADRAQADHRIACLQGKLGPRPWSGWRPVPPQ, encoded by the coding sequence ATGCTGACGGACTCGACCGGGGCGATTCTTCGTGCGGCATGCGCCGCTGCCGGCCTCCGGACCGATGGCGCCGTCGTCCTCAACCGCAGCGAGAACGTGATCTACAAGCTGCCCGGCGGGATTGTCGCGCGTGTGGCTCGCGCCGGCCAGCAGGCCGCCGCCCGGCGTGAGGTCGAAGTTGCCCGGTGGCTCGAATCCGTCGGTATGCCTGCCGTGCGAGTCATTCCCGATATCGAGCAGCCAATTGTCGTCGACGAGCGGGCCGTGACCTTCTGGGTGGAACTCCCACCGCATCGCCACGGCACCCCGACCGAGGTGGCTGGCGCGCTACGCAAACTCCACGCCCTGACTCCGCCCGGGGATTTGGATCTCGGCACGCTGGACCCCTTCGTGCGACTGGACGATCGAATCGAGCGGGCGACGACCATGTCCGCGGACGACCGGGCTTGGATGCGCGGGCACCTGGCCGAGTTGAAGCAGCGCTGGACCCGATTGCCGGACGGGCTTCCCTGGTGCGTGGTGCACGGGGATGCGTGGGTGGGGAACGTCGTCGCCACCGAGGCTGGCGAGATCATCCTCCTCGACCTGGAGCGGACGTCCATCGGACCACCGGAGTGGGACACCGTCCACACCGCCATCAAGTTCAAAACCCTCAGCCAGATCAGCGCGCAGGACTATCAGTCTTTCTGCGACGTGTACGGGCACGACGTGACCGCCTGGACGGGATACGAACTCCTTCGCGACCTTCGCGAGTTCCGCATGACTACGATGGCAGCGCAAACCGCCGTCACCATCCCCGCCGATCGAGCACAGGCTGATCACCGAATCGCGTGTCTTCAAGGCAAGCTCGGCCCGCGGCCATGGTCCGGGTGGCGGCCCGTGCCACCCCAATGA
- a CDS encoding ParB N-terminal domain-containing protein encodes MESVALAIDPSILDDHEHDHDRAAEVADAAAADPDPASDAQQLPHVEALWRDPAELVIAENVRKTFDLTEHLDIVESITEFGVDIPIIAERQPDGSLHVTEGQLRTLIALDAKIKKVPVWVRDADPDLPDNERRIRTTLMQMNVNDRRVAMVEADRADGIALMLDLGASVTRVAKGLQRKRSQIKHAATIAASATARGLVDAGAYSLDQLAVIADYETLGDTDAVERLLRVPRSSFSYTANQIAADREETRARMEAAVFCAALGFGILTAEPDTSSLDSTLLPAELLETADAAPVSEELIRAQAHRWLVYLDVEENGQLVDVQTGELVDPDQVDWDTQGRSESQPGEGLRHADSVDYRDRWIPLYFLPADQVAESGLKLRPLAVDEEAGSDRAEALRLDALQAAAERESARLERRRVRELNKRGLAAKERRMEFLTRLLARRTPPAQAGQFVAESLARESDLLGSFHAPKAARDLLGVSGFTDELVSSIQSATASRAWVVVLAMVLGAFESRAGKDSWRYNDRGVQRYLKFLATVGQQLEFELVDVEQAAAGPIDYHDIDLDIDADPGLAGAVTAAAA; translated from the coding sequence ATGGAATCCGTTGCCCTTGCCATTGATCCATCCATTCTCGACGACCACGAGCACGACCACGACCGCGCCGCAGAGGTCGCCGATGCCGCTGCCGCCGATCCGGACCCGGCTTCCGACGCGCAGCAGTTGCCGCACGTGGAGGCGTTGTGGCGGGATCCGGCGGAGCTGGTGATCGCGGAGAACGTCCGTAAAACCTTCGATCTCACCGAACATCTCGACATCGTCGAGTCGATCACAGAGTTCGGTGTCGATATCCCGATCATCGCCGAACGCCAGCCCGACGGCAGTCTGCACGTCACCGAAGGCCAACTGCGCACCCTCATCGCCCTCGACGCGAAGATCAAAAAGGTTCCGGTCTGGGTCCGCGACGCCGACCCCGATCTTCCGGACAACGAACGCCGCATCCGTACGACGTTGATGCAGATGAACGTCAACGACCGGCGCGTGGCGATGGTCGAGGCCGACCGCGCCGACGGCATCGCACTCATGCTGGATCTCGGCGCGTCGGTCACCCGCGTGGCGAAAGGACTGCAGCGCAAACGATCCCAGATCAAACACGCTGCGACGATCGCAGCATCGGCGACCGCGCGCGGTCTGGTCGACGCGGGAGCCTACAGTCTCGATCAGCTCGCGGTGATCGCCGACTACGAAACCCTCGGCGACACCGACGCGGTCGAACGACTGCTCCGGGTGCCCCGGTCGAGCTTCTCCTACACCGCCAACCAGATCGCCGCCGACCGCGAAGAGACCCGTGCCCGGATGGAGGCGGCGGTGTTCTGCGCGGCGCTCGGGTTCGGGATATTGACCGCCGAACCCGACACCAGCTCCCTGGACTCGACGCTGTTGCCCGCCGAGCTACTCGAGACCGCCGACGCCGCCCCGGTCAGCGAAGAACTGATCCGCGCGCAGGCGCACCGGTGGCTGGTCTACCTCGACGTCGAGGAGAACGGGCAACTCGTCGACGTCCAGACCGGTGAACTCGTCGACCCCGATCAGGTCGACTGGGACACCCAGGGCCGCAGCGAATCCCAGCCCGGCGAAGGTTTGCGGCACGCCGACTCGGTGGACTACCGCGACCGCTGGATCCCCCTGTACTTCCTGCCCGCGGATCAGGTGGCCGAGTCCGGTCTGAAGCTGCGTCCACTCGCGGTCGACGAGGAGGCGGGCAGTGATCGCGCCGAGGCACTGCGTCTTGACGCCCTCCAGGCTGCCGCCGAGCGCGAGTCCGCCCGACTGGAGCGACGGAGGGTGCGTGAGCTCAACAAGCGCGGGCTCGCTGCAAAGGAACGGCGTATGGAATTTCTGACCCGGTTGTTGGCGCGGCGGACTCCGCCCGCGCAGGCCGGGCAGTTCGTCGCCGAATCCCTGGCGCGGGAATCGGATCTGCTCGGTTCCTTCCACGCGCCCAAGGCCGCGCGGGATCTGCTGGGGGTATCCGGATTCACCGACGAGCTGGTGTCCTCGATCCAGTCCGCGACCGCCAGCCGGGCGTGGGTAGTCGTGTTGGCAATGGTGTTGGGCGCGTTCGAATCCCGCGCAGGCAAAGACTCCTGGCGCTACAACGACCGCGGCGTGCAGCGGTATCTGAAGTTCCTGGCCACCGTCGGCCAGCAGCTGGAATTCGAACTCGTCGATGTCGAGCAAGCCGCCGCTGGACCCATCGACTACCACGACATCGATCTCGACATCGACGCAGATCCCGGCTTGGCCGGAGCGGTCACAGCCGCAGCCGCCTGA
- the mobF gene encoding MobF family relaxase, producing MTATLHKVLAGNGYLYYLRQVAADDSSHRGPGSLADYYSARGESPGRWHAARLVSLGLTAGDLVTEAQMKSLFGQGRHPNADAIETEVIDREIAAGAKPKDSLRAADKATQLGRPFRVYEGGNEFRQRCADAFAQHNTQQGRHRSEAIDDTVRARIRSRVATTMFTETIGRAPLDARELSGWVARNSRPQSAAVAGFDITFSPVKSVSALWAIAPKAVSDKIAAAHEKAIDDAVAWLETHAIYSRLGANGVRQVDVEGIVAARFVHRESRCGDPDLHTHLLIANRVRTRDGQWLTLDAAVIYRLMVTVSEIYNTRLEHHLEHDVAVSFSQRPGTDPTKRPIREIDGMPVALIEYWSRRDADITARLGVLAARFEREVGREPMPKEMFALAERATLETRPNRHSSRSWAEQRADWRHQAETVLGSPELVSKPVSTILSRRPVPRRPFTPTDIVETAQRVAATVSMERSSWQWHHVRAEAERQLRGVLDKDQWPTAVDSVVAETLSPSHAVARGDPDIAAEPVLATVPPLYQRADHSSVYTGVGTQTYTTVQRLGTTQRLIDLSLRLGARTLTDQTIDAAIRAYHADPANTTRRLNAGQVAVITEFARSPWFIATTNAPAGAGKTTAMRVLADAWRADGGTVLGLAPTAAAAAVLGDAIAARTETADKLLDVLHKHSPAAVASPVDGNPFPPSLPQWVLDIDARTLVIVDEHVRLGDDKRLRLFEFLLDRRAAVRCVGDDHQLPAIEAGGSAADTADAARASALTQVVRFASSIEASASLALREGDPSALGFYLDHQRIRSGSSAAVREQAYAGWIADDLGGRDTVMLAATNDIVTALNDQARADRLARSTTQAGLEAALPTGFTHRWVTSSVPAATIPGCDWVHATGCATATGGRSPPFIPTARSPSPICAPVGAAATPRCCPPHMCASMSGSATPRPSTPRKASPPTPATSCSPARNPATSSTSPSPAAPPATTPMSPLRSTAARHPSGPNPACSPTPLSKSCNAPWPATPPAPPPTPNSATHSTRTSASASRSTPTTTPWLSPPKTPSAPRD from the coding sequence GTGACAGCGACGCTGCACAAAGTATTGGCGGGCAACGGATACCTGTACTACCTGCGGCAGGTCGCCGCCGACGATTCCAGCCACCGAGGCCCCGGATCACTGGCCGACTACTACTCGGCACGCGGCGAATCACCCGGTCGATGGCACGCAGCGCGCCTGGTCTCGCTGGGTCTGACCGCCGGGGATCTCGTCACCGAAGCACAGATGAAAAGCCTGTTCGGACAAGGACGCCACCCGAACGCCGACGCGATCGAGACCGAAGTCATCGACCGCGAGATCGCCGCCGGCGCCAAACCCAAAGACTCACTGCGAGCCGCGGACAAGGCCACCCAGTTGGGACGTCCGTTCCGGGTGTACGAGGGCGGCAACGAGTTTCGCCAACGCTGCGCGGACGCCTTCGCCCAGCACAACACCCAGCAGGGCCGCCACCGCTCCGAGGCCATCGACGACACTGTACGGGCCCGCATCCGCAGCCGGGTCGCGACCACGATGTTCACCGAGACGATCGGCCGCGCACCCTTGGACGCACGCGAGCTCTCGGGATGGGTGGCACGCAACTCGCGGCCGCAATCGGCGGCGGTCGCGGGATTCGACATCACCTTCAGCCCAGTCAAGAGCGTGTCCGCGCTGTGGGCGATCGCCCCGAAAGCGGTGTCGGACAAGATCGCCGCGGCTCACGAGAAGGCCATCGACGACGCGGTGGCGTGGCTGGAGACGCACGCGATCTACTCCCGGTTGGGTGCCAATGGTGTGCGGCAGGTCGATGTGGAGGGGATTGTCGCCGCGCGGTTCGTACATCGTGAATCACGCTGCGGTGACCCCGATTTACACACGCACCTGCTGATCGCCAACCGGGTGCGGACCCGTGATGGGCAGTGGCTCACCCTGGATGCCGCGGTGATCTATCGGCTGATGGTGACCGTCAGCGAAATCTACAACACCCGCCTCGAACACCATCTCGAACACGACGTGGCCGTGTCGTTCAGCCAACGGCCAGGCACCGACCCGACGAAGCGCCCGATCCGTGAAATCGACGGTATGCCGGTGGCATTGATCGAGTACTGGTCGCGCCGCGATGCCGACATCACCGCGCGGCTGGGCGTGCTCGCCGCCCGGTTCGAGCGCGAGGTCGGGCGTGAACCGATGCCGAAGGAGATGTTCGCGCTCGCCGAGCGGGCCACCCTGGAAACCCGCCCGAACCGGCACTCCTCCCGCTCATGGGCAGAACAACGCGCGGACTGGCGACACCAAGCCGAAACCGTACTCGGCTCACCGGAACTGGTATCGAAACCGGTGTCGACCATCCTGTCCCGCCGACCTGTGCCACGCCGCCCTTTCACTCCCACCGACATCGTGGAGACTGCGCAGCGCGTAGCAGCGACCGTGTCGATGGAGCGGTCGAGTTGGCAATGGCATCACGTTCGCGCCGAAGCCGAGCGGCAATTACGCGGTGTACTCGACAAGGATCAGTGGCCTACCGCAGTGGATTCTGTCGTGGCCGAAACGCTTTCACCGTCGCACGCGGTCGCGCGCGGGGACCCCGACATCGCCGCCGAGCCGGTATTGGCCACGGTACCGCCCCTGTATCAGCGTGCCGATCACTCCAGCGTCTATACCGGCGTCGGCACCCAGACCTACACCACCGTGCAGCGGTTGGGGACCACACAGCGGTTGATCGACCTGTCGTTACGCCTCGGCGCACGCACCCTCACCGACCAGACCATCGACGCCGCGATCCGCGCGTATCACGCCGATCCCGCGAACACGACGCGTCGGCTCAACGCCGGACAGGTCGCAGTCATCACCGAATTCGCCCGCTCCCCCTGGTTCATCGCCACCACCAACGCGCCCGCCGGCGCGGGCAAGACCACCGCCATGCGCGTGCTCGCCGACGCATGGCGCGCCGACGGCGGCACTGTTCTGGGCCTGGCACCGACCGCCGCCGCGGCCGCGGTCCTGGGCGACGCGATCGCCGCCCGCACCGAAACCGCGGACAAGCTTCTCGATGTCCTGCACAAACACTCGCCTGCTGCCGTCGCGTCGCCGGTGGACGGCAACCCGTTTCCCCCGTCGTTGCCGCAGTGGGTGCTCGATATCGACGCTCGCACGCTGGTCATCGTCGATGAGCATGTGCGCCTCGGCGACGACAAACGCCTGCGGCTGTTCGAGTTCCTGCTCGACCGCCGTGCGGCGGTGCGATGTGTCGGTGACGACCATCAACTGCCCGCGATCGAGGCCGGTGGCTCGGCCGCCGACACCGCCGACGCGGCCCGCGCGTCGGCGCTGACCCAGGTGGTGCGCTTCGCCTCCAGCATCGAGGCGTCGGCCAGTCTGGCACTGCGCGAGGGTGATCCGAGCGCGCTCGGCTTCTATCTCGACCACCAACGAATCCGTTCCGGGTCATCGGCGGCCGTACGGGAACAGGCGTATGCCGGATGGATCGCCGATGACCTCGGCGGGCGGGACACGGTCATGCTGGCTGCGACCAATGACATCGTCACCGCACTCAACGACCAAGCCCGTGCCGATCGCCTTGCCCGCAGCACCACGCAGGCCGGGCTGGAAGCTGCTCTCCCGACGGGCTTCACGCATCGCTGGGTGACATCGTCAGTACCCGCCGCAACGATCCCCGGCTGCGATTGGGTGCACGCGACTGGGTGCGCAACGGCTACCGGTGGACGGTCACCGCCGTTCATCCCGACGGCGCGCTCACCGTCACCCATCTGCGCTCCGGTCGGCGCGGCGGCGACACCACGGTGCTGCCCGCCGCATATGTGCGCGAGCATGTCCGGCTCGGCTACGCCACGACCATCGACTCCGCGCAAGGCATCACCGCCGACACCTGCCACGTCGTGCTCACCGGCCAGGAATCCCGCAACCAGCTCTACGTCGCCCTCACCCGCGGCGCCACCCGCAACCACGCCTATGTCACCACTGCGATCGACGGCAGCGAGGCATCCTTCTGGACCGAACCCGGCCTGTTCCCCCACACCGCTGTCGAAGTCTTGCAACGCACCCTGGCCCGCGACACCACCCGCGCCTCCGCCCACACCGAACTCCGCGACGCACTCGACCCGCACCAGCGCCTCGGCATCGCGATCGACACCTACCACGACGCCCTGGCTCTCGCCGCCGAAGACACCCTCGGCCCCGAGGGATTGA
- a CDS encoding XRE family transcriptional regulator: MNRTPQPRRYCTRCGTGLSQYNDEFLCAACATGMLEPPDLPVDFWLSDQMQDALATWHMGRAIYAYRTHPFHGRPLAQETVARWLKLTQSQLSRLEKGMAPEQLSKLIYWAATLKIPAELLWFKLPKQNVDTLDDVNRHEFLRAAVTVALTPGPLLELIGTLRSTPVPTTVGQEQIEEIRTAARQISSWDAAAGRGLVREAALAQVRYAVRLLDANATPRDKAELRAAVGFLSHSVGFTAFDQYEHDDAATLFELALGCAESSDEPHLRAKVLSSMARQSIWCGDSKAGLSSANRAFENSDRLTATERAMLHTTKARAYAKLGRVQETLTEIGWADDEFARSSPENDPAWMKYYDLAQHSGDTGHALYDLAIRGKFASEARDRLTAAVNGHTDAYRRSRAISGIKLSCLVMAVGDPQEAVSVADHALKDAVHLRSRRAEDDLRDLHGFASTRRSQPEVAQLTDRIEGLVAV, from the coding sequence ATGAATCGGACGCCGCAGCCCCGGCGCTATTGCACGCGGTGCGGTACCGGGCTCAGCCAATACAACGACGAATTCCTCTGCGCTGCTTGCGCAACCGGCATGCTTGAGCCGCCGGATCTACCCGTCGACTTCTGGCTGAGCGACCAAATGCAGGATGCCCTCGCCACCTGGCACATGGGCCGGGCCATCTACGCATACCGGACTCACCCCTTCCACGGCCGGCCGCTGGCTCAGGAGACCGTGGCCCGATGGCTCAAGCTCACCCAGAGCCAACTCAGCAGGCTCGAAAAGGGCATGGCGCCCGAACAGCTGAGCAAACTCATTTACTGGGCCGCGACCCTGAAGATCCCTGCGGAGCTTCTGTGGTTCAAGCTGCCGAAGCAAAACGTCGATACCCTCGACGATGTGAACCGGCATGAATTCCTTCGCGCGGCGGTGACCGTCGCCCTCACGCCGGGGCCGTTGCTGGAACTGATCGGCACGCTCCGCTCGACCCCCGTGCCGACTACCGTCGGGCAGGAGCAGATCGAAGAGATCCGGACCGCCGCCAGGCAAATCAGTTCGTGGGATGCCGCTGCCGGCCGCGGCCTCGTCCGGGAAGCCGCGCTCGCACAGGTGCGGTACGCGGTGCGCTTGCTCGATGCGAACGCCACACCCAGAGACAAAGCTGAGCTGCGCGCCGCGGTCGGATTCCTCAGCCACAGCGTCGGGTTCACGGCCTTCGATCAGTACGAGCACGACGACGCGGCCACCTTGTTCGAACTCGCACTGGGCTGCGCGGAGAGTTCGGATGAGCCGCATCTGCGCGCGAAGGTGCTGTCGTCGATGGCACGGCAGTCAATTTGGTGCGGCGACTCGAAAGCGGGACTGAGCTCGGCGAACCGAGCGTTCGAGAACTCCGACCGGCTGACCGCAACCGAACGAGCCATGCTCCACACGACCAAGGCCCGCGCCTACGCCAAACTCGGCCGGGTCCAGGAAACGCTCACTGAGATCGGCTGGGCTGACGACGAATTCGCCCGTTCCAGCCCGGAGAACGACCCTGCCTGGATGAAGTACTACGACCTGGCGCAGCACTCGGGCGACACCGGACACGCTCTCTACGACCTCGCGATCCGGGGCAAGTTCGCCAGCGAAGCACGAGACCGCCTCACCGCCGCCGTCAACGGCCACACCGATGCCTACCGCCGGTCGCGAGCCATCTCGGGAATCAAACTGTCCTGCCTGGTCATGGCGGTCGGCGACCCGCAAGAAGCTGTGTCCGTCGCCGACCACGCACTCAAAGACGCCGTGCACCTGCGCAGCCGCAGAGCAGAGGACGACCTGCGCGACCTTCATGGATTCGCTTCGACCCGCCGGAGCCAACCCGAGGTGGCCCAGCTGACCGACCGCATCGAGGGGCTTGTCGCCGTATGA
- a CDS encoding radical SAM protein gives MTSVSLPTPKVGADSYGHARMPRRIHMPEPERIDPVKYGRFRNVYLYITEACQLRCEHCYMGERLDRALKLDLPVIVDWLKTWRKLGGSKVTILGGEPTLHPYFIDAIRAAGKLGYEDVITTTNAQLPAAKKFRKMDPSDFAYVQVSLDGGSKATHDAVRGPDTFETAMATTTELTERGFDTRIICTVNKANEGDVLRLLDIADDLNVSLVKFHVFSTIGTGHGNPEMAMTPPEWVAFCDKLNQVAPEFKTRVWYQPTYVRRDQIDRHAREGYAGCIGRTLDRISIFPDGRAYVCSYLFDTKMNYAQMTDGQVQLNHGPNEFELFTSVLTESSCGGCKASACMGGCPAEELVMGASSCSAYPDIVPVCRLWKSSAKPEE, from the coding sequence ATGACATCGGTTTCCTTACCCACCCCCAAAGTCGGCGCCGACAGCTACGGCCACGCCCGGATGCCCCGCCGCATCCACATGCCCGAGCCCGAGCGGATCGACCCCGTCAAGTACGGACGCTTCCGCAACGTCTACCTCTACATCACCGAAGCCTGCCAATTGCGTTGCGAGCACTGCTATATGGGCGAGCGGCTCGATCGGGCATTGAAGCTGGACCTGCCCGTGATCGTCGACTGGCTCAAGACCTGGCGCAAGCTCGGCGGCAGCAAGGTGACGATCCTCGGCGGCGAGCCGACGCTGCACCCGTACTTCATCGACGCTATCCGCGCGGCTGGCAAGCTCGGATACGAGGACGTCATCACGACCACGAATGCCCAGCTGCCGGCGGCCAAGAAGTTCCGCAAGATGGATCCCTCGGACTTCGCATACGTCCAGGTGAGCTTGGACGGCGGAAGCAAGGCCACCCACGACGCTGTCCGCGGCCCGGATACCTTCGAGACTGCGATGGCGACGACGACCGAGCTGACCGAGCGCGGATTCGACACCCGGATTATCTGCACCGTCAACAAGGCCAACGAGGGCGATGTCCTTCGGCTGCTCGACATCGCCGACGACCTGAATGTGAGCCTGGTCAAGTTCCATGTGTTCAGCACCATCGGAACCGGCCATGGAAATCCCGAGATGGCGATGACGCCGCCGGAGTGGGTTGCGTTCTGCGACAAGCTCAATCAGGTCGCGCCCGAGTTCAAGACCAGGGTGTGGTACCAGCCGACCTACGTGCGCCGCGACCAGATCGACCGGCACGCGCGCGAGGGCTACGCCGGCTGCATCGGCCGCACGCTGGATCGCATCTCGATCTTCCCCGACGGCCGGGCGTACGTGTGCAGCTACCTGTTCGACACGAAGATGAACTACGCCCAGATGACCGACGGGCAGGTCCAACTCAACCACGGCCCCAACGAATTCGAGCTGTTCACCAGCGTGCTGACCGAGTCCAGCTGCGGGGGCTGCAAAGCCAGCGCCTGCATGGGCGGCTGCCCGGCGGAGGAGCTGGTGATGGGCGCGTCGTCGTGCAGTGCCTACCCCGACATCGTCCCGGTGTGCCGGTTGTGGAAATCCAGCGCCAAGCCAGAGGAGTGA
- a CDS encoding single-stranded DNA-binding protein: MTQDLFTIKGNLTGDPELRFTPAGAAVTNFTVASTPRYFDPQSKEWRDGEPLFLRCNIWWQAAENVAETLTRGARVIVSGKLKQRSYVTREGDKRTVVELDVDEVGPSLKYATAKVTKNPSSGNQTGGRPVAGNGFGQPTHDPDPSAHDGDPWQAPALAVVGGTAFTDDPGF; this comes from the coding sequence TTGACTCAGGACCTATTCACTATCAAGGGGAATCTGACCGGTGACCCCGAACTGCGGTTCACACCGGCAGGTGCCGCGGTCACCAATTTCACAGTCGCGTCCACGCCCCGCTATTTCGATCCCCAGTCCAAGGAATGGCGCGATGGTGAACCGTTGTTTCTGCGCTGCAATATCTGGTGGCAAGCCGCGGAGAACGTGGCCGAAACACTGACTCGCGGTGCACGAGTCATCGTCTCGGGCAAGTTGAAGCAGCGCAGCTACGTCACCCGCGAAGGCGACAAGCGCACCGTGGTCGAGCTCGACGTCGACGAGGTCGGCCCCTCCCTCAAATACGCCACCGCCAAGGTGACCAAGAACCCCTCCAGCGGCAACCAGACGGGCGGGCGTCCCGTCGCCGGGAACGGGTTCGGCCAACCCACCCACGACCCGGATCCTTCTGCGCACGACGGGGATCCGTGGCAGGCACCGGCGTTGGCGGTGGTCGGAGGAACCGCCTTCACCGACGATCCAGGCTTCTGA